The Bubalus kerabau isolate K-KA32 ecotype Philippines breed swamp buffalo chromosome X, PCC_UOA_SB_1v2, whole genome shotgun sequence genome has a segment encoding these proteins:
- the LOC129639114 gene encoding uncharacterized protein CXorf49 homolog: MSSSDDEELVCGPDFGSECGEQTSGLEAGSTAPQGPGPDPGPEPGAPRSREGEGGDGFPDPEGFESEREVLEAGGPVLLGCEGRPGSPADDTGYALQLSDESLQAIVRQLADLDLRGILRHMSPESQAVGHVSALLDMEACLGSRGAAAQRCGEAARAEASPLRVGRPRTGRVWGNPKRSTKSRLNVAVDRPWPPSVSPARLFSDSESSDECSEIQPMRVSMYPKDGGQAKLNSPKDPGDTPRHSKVQGRENLPNLPGICLSSAPRGLISVVERQGKQGDAEQEDISPPKKMQSVLGGKGGSLPSYPGVAAAAATAAAATGRLPRPSPRRKRVQEKKSLGAVSKPALGRTFPSWGRGISATPLAPATLPPISGIPLPGRSQKYALVPGGAKESKHTGARKKSVARRARESVAAMVVSGEDNDPNRDPATKGQLTTDRPWPSCPRVHHGEPSTANLSIRGGQDSGNSERMAMNKGEVMPRGPGPSGDQKPADHHPRPKRQQQPPGRHGCPRCLVLEKEIDDLKKQLASLQYLAEKFRIP, encoded by the exons ATGAGCTCCTCGGATGATGAGGAGCTTGTTTGCGGACCGGATTTTGGCTCAGAGTGCGGGGAGCAGACCAGCGGCCTTGAGGCCGGCTCCACAGCCCCGCAGGGACCCGGCCCCGACCCCGGCCCCGAGCCGGGGGCACCGCGAAGCCGCGAGGGTGAGGGCGGGGATGGCTTCCCAGACCCTGAGGGCTTCGAGTCAGAGCGGGAGGTGCTGGAAGCAGGAGGGCCGGTGCTGTTGGGCTGCGAAGGCCGACCTGGCTCCCCGGCCGACGACACAGGGTACGCCCTGCAGCTATCTGACGAGTCATTGCAGGCCATCGTGCGGCAGCTGGCCGACCTGGACTTGCGGGGCATCCTCAGACACATGTCCCCGGAGAGCCAGGCGGTCGGCCACGTGTCTGCCTTGCTGGACATGGAGGCGTGTCTCGGCAGTCGAGGCGCGGCCGCCCAGAGGTGTGGGGAAGCGGCACGGGCTGAGGCCAGCCCTCTCCGGGTCGGCAGGCCCAGGACGGGCCGGGTCTGGGGGAACCCTAAGAGAAGCACTAAGAGTAGGTTGAACGTGGCTGTGGATCGCCCGTGGCCCCCCTCAGTAAGCCCAGCCAGGCTGTTCTCCGACTCCGAGTCCTCTGATGAGTGCAGTGAGATACAGCCTATGAGGGTGAGCATGTATCCCAAAGACGGAGGCCAGGCCAAGCTGaacagccccaaggatcctgggGACACACCCAGACACTCGAAAGTCCAAGGCAGGGAGAATCTCCCTAACTTGCCAGGCATTTGCCTGTCCTCGGCTCCGCGAGGATTGATTTCGGTTGTGGAAAGGCAGGGCAAGCAGGGCGATGCAGAGCAGGAGGACATCTCACCTCCTAAGAAAATGCAGAGCGTACTCGGGGGGAAGGGGGGCAGCCTGCCCAGCTACCCgggagtagcagcagcagcagctactgcaGCTGCCGCTACAGGCAGGCTGCCGCGGCCCAGTCCTAGGAGGAAGAGGGTCCAGGAGAAGAAATCCCTTGGGGCCGTCTCCAAACCTGCCCTGGGGAGAACCTTCCCTTCCTGGGGACGGGGAATCTCGGCCACTCCCCTGGCTCCGGCCACCTTACCCCCAATCTCCGGCATCCCGCTGCCTGGGAGGTCCCAGAAGTATGCCTTGGTCCCTGGGGGAGCCAAAGAGTCCAAGCACACCGGCGCCAGGAAGAAATCCGTGGCTAGGCGGGCCCGGGAGTCGGTGGCAGCAATGGTGGTGTCAGGAGAAGACAACGACCCAAATAGAGACCCAGCCACAAAGGGCCAA CTGACCACTGACAGGCCGTGGCCATCTTGTCCACGGGTGCATCATGGAGAACCCAGCACCGCCAACCTCAGCATCAGAGGCGGGCAGGATTCAGGAAACTCAGAGCGCATGGCCATGAACAAGGGAGAAGTCATGCCCAGAGGGCCTGGCCCCTCAG GTGACCAGAAACCAGCTGACCATCACCCAAGACCGAAaaggcagcagcagccacccGGAAGGCACGGCTGTCCTCGG TGTCTGGTGCTAGAGAAAGAAATAGACGACCTTAAGAAGCAACTTG CCTCCTTGCAGTACCTGGCTGAGAAGTTCCGGATCCCTTGA
- the LOC129638907 gene encoding uncharacterized protein CXorf49 homolog, which translates to MSSSDDKELVCGPDFGSECGEQTSGLEAGSTAPRGPGPDPGPEPGAPRSGEGEGGDGFPDPEGFESEREVLEAGGPVLLGCEGRPGSPADDTGYALQLSDESLQAIVRQLADLDLRGILRHMSPESQAVGHVSALLDVEACLGSRGAAAQRCGEAARAEASPLRVGRPRTGRVWGNPKRSTKSRLNVAVDRPWPPSVSPARLFSDSESSDECSEIQPMRVSIYPKDGGQAKLNSPKDPGDTPRHSKVQGRENLPNLPGICLSSAPRGLISVVERQGKQGDAEQEDISPPKKMQSVLGGKGGSLPSYPGVAAAAATAAAATGRLPRPSPRRKRVQEKKSLGAVSKPALGRTFPSWGRGSSATPLAPATLPPISGIPLPGRSQKYALVPGGAKESKHTGARKKSVARRARESVAATAVSGEDNDPNRDPATKGQLTTDRPWPSCPRVHHGEPSTANLSIRGGQDSGNSERMAMNKGEVMPGGPGPSGDQKPADHHPRPKRQQQPPGRHGCPRCLVLEKEIDDLKKQLASLQYLAEKFRIP; encoded by the exons ATGAGCTCCTCGGATGATAAGGAGCTTGTTTGCGGACCGGATTTTGGCTCAGAGTGCGGGGAGCAGACCAGCGGCCTTGAGGCCGGCTCCACAGCCCCGCGGGGACCCGGCCCCGACCCCGGCCCCGAGCCGGGGGCACCGCGAAGCGGCGAGGGTGAGGGCGGGGATGGCTTCCCAGACCCTGAGGGCTTCGAGTCAGAGCGGGAGGTGCTGGAAGCGGGAGGGCCGGTGCTGTTGGGCTGCGAAGGCCGACCTGGCTCCCCGGCCGACGACACAGGGTACGCCCTGCAGCTATCTGACGAGTCATTGCAGGCCATCGTGCGGCAGCTGGCCGACCTGGACTTGCGGGGCATCCTCAGACACATGTCCCCGGAGAGCCAGGCGGTCGGCCACGTGTCTGCCTTGCTGGACGTGGAGGCGTGTCTCGGCAGTCGAGGCGCAGCCGCCCAGAGGTGTGGGGAAGCGGCACGGGCTGAGGCCAGCCCTCTCCGGGTCGGCAGGCCCAGGACGGGCCGGGTCTGGGGGAACCCTAAGAGAAGCACTAAGAGTAGGTTGAACGTGGCTGTGGATCGCCCGTGGCCCCCCTCAGTAAGCCCAGCCAGGCTGTTCTCCGACTCCGAGTCCTCTGATGAGTGCAGTGAGATACAGCCTATGAGGGTGAGCATTTATCCCAAAGACGGAGGCCAGGCCAAGCTGaacagccccaaggatcctgggGACACACCCAGACACTCGAAAGTCCAAGGCAGGGAGAATCTCCCTAACTTGCCAGGCATTTGCCTGTCCTCGGCTCCGCGAGGATTGATTTCGGTTGTGGAAAGGCAGGGCAAGCAGGGCGATGCAGAGCAGGAGGACATCTCACCTCCTAAGAAAATGCAGAGCGTACTCGGGGGGAAGGGGGGCAGCCTGCCCAGCTACCCgggagtagcagcagcagcagctactgcaGCTGCCGCTACAGGCAGGCTGCCGCGGCCCAGTCCTAGGAGGAAGAGGGTCCAGGAGAAGAAATCCCTTGGGGCCGTCTCCAAACCTGCCCTGGGGAGAACCTTCCCTTCCTGGGGACGGGGAAGTTCGGCCACTCCCCTGGCTCCGGCCACCTTACCCCCAATCTCCGGCATCCCGCTGCCTGGGAGGTCCCAGAAGTATGCCTTGGTCCCTGGGGGAGCCAAAGAGTCCAAGCACACCGGCGCCAGGAAGAAATCCGTGGCTAGGCGGGCCCGGGAGTCGGTGGCAGCAACGGCGGTGTCAGGAGAAGACAACGACCCAAATAGAGACCCAGCCACAAAGGGCCAA CTGACCACTGACAGGCCGTGGCCATCTTGTCCACGGGTGCATCATGGAGAACCCAGCACCGCCAACCTCAGCATCAGAGGCGGGCAGGATTCAGGAAACTCAGAGCGCATGGCCATGAACAAGGGAGAAGTCATGCCCGGAGGGCCTGGCCCCTCAG GTGACCAGAAACCAGCTGACCATCACCCAAGACCGAAaaggcagcagcagccacccGGAAGGCACGGCTGTCCTCGG TGTCTGGTGCTAGAGAAAGAAATAGACGACCTTAAGAAGCAACTTG CCTCCTTGCAGTACCTGGCTGAGAAGTTCCGGATCCCTTGA